Below is a window of Candidatus Hydrogenedentota bacterium DNA.
GTGGTGTTGAGGCGGTAGAAGTAGGTGCCGAAGTAGGGGTCGATGTGGATCAGGTCCGGGTTTTCGGCCTGGTACACCGGGATTTTGTCGATGTGCACGTCGCCGGTGAGTTGGATCTTGCCCGATCGGAAGCTGCGCTCCTCGGTGGTCAGGTTGTCGATGGGGTAGAACTCGATGCCGTCGAGGCGCACGGTGTCGCGGTTCCAGTAGTGGTCGTTTCGCGCGACCCGAATGATTTCGTTGGGGCGCCAGTCGGTCAGGCGAAAGGGGCCATTGCCGACGTGGTTCCCGGCGCGGGTCCAGGGGGTGCCGCGCTGATCCATGGCGCCGTGTTTTTCGATGGTTGGCTGGTGCACGGGAAACCAGGCCTGGTGCATGTGGAGCGCGAGAAAATAGGGGGTGGGGTGGTCGAGCGTGATCTCGAGCGTGTAGTCGTCGATGACCTTGACGCCGACCTCGTCGAAGCTGGCGATTTCGCCGGCGTTGAAGGCGCGCGCGTTCTTCACGCAATGCAGCAGGTAGGCGTAGGGGGCGGCGAGGCCGGGGCTCAGGATGCGCTTGAAGCTGTAGTGAAAGTCGTTGGCCGTGACCGGGTCGCCATTGGACCACTTGCCATCCTGGCGGAGGCGGAAGGTGTAGGTGAGCTGGTCTTCGGAGACGTCCCAGGATTCGGCGGCGCCGGGGATGGGCTCGTATGTGGCGGGGTCGAGGTCGGTGAGGCCTTCGAAGAGCGCGGCGTTTACGCGGTGCTCGGCGACGCCGGTGACGAGCTGCGGGTCGAGATCCGCGACCTCGACGTTGATGTTAATCCGGAGCACGTTGTCCGCCGCGCCGCGCGGGGATCCCCCGCATCCGGAGAGGGTAAGCAGGGCGGCCAGGGCCAGGGCAGTGGCTGAAATACGCACAGGGGGTTCCTTCCTGGGTTGTAAGCATGTATTCGCCTGCACGCCATTATAAACGCGCCGCGCCGCCGGGAGAAATGGGTGCGTCCGGTTGACGCGAAAGAAGGGG
It encodes the following:
- a CDS encoding peptide ABC transporter substrate-binding protein — protein: MRISATALALAALLTLSGCGGSPRGAADNVLRININVEVADLDPQLVTGVAEHRVNAALFEGLTDLDPATYEPIPGAAESWDVSEDQLTYTFRLRQDGKWSNGDPVTANDFHYSFKRILSPGLAAPYAYLLHCVKNARAFNAGEIASFDEVGVKVIDDYTLEITLDHPTPYFLALHMHQAWFPVHQPTIEKHGAMDQRGTPWTRAGNHVGNGPFRLTDWRPNEIIRVARNDHYWNRDTVRLDGIEFYPIDNLTTEERSFRSGKIQLTGDVHIDKIPVYQAENPDLIHIDPYFGTYFYRLNTTRKPFDDPRVRHAFSLALNREVLTQNVLKGGETPAFHFVPPGVPDYTSDAPLAYDPDKARALLAEAGYPNGQGLPAMEILYNTSESHKRIAEAIQQMWKKELNAEVRLLNQDWKVYQDTTKKLNYDLARAGWIGDVVDPMNFLELWQTNGGNNDTGYANPAYDALIEQAYNEPDRAARLALLKRAENLMLEDLPVIPIYFYTRKYLQAPEVKGYVPNVLGYLRFQEFYLERETAAP